A stretch of DNA from candidate division WOR-3 bacterium:
ACTTCTAATGCCGCCGTCTCCGTAACCACATGGCGCAATATCTGACCGGCATTGCAGCCGCCCACATGTCCTTTTTCTCTTGACACGCTACTCCGCCTGTCTATTATGCCCCAGGCAACCACAACTAGGAATTCTGTGGATAAAGTACGGCCAACGGCCTAACTTATTTGTTAGTCGTAAGTTGCCTGTCTTAGTAATGTGGATAAATCTGTGGATACTGTGAGCAAAGATCTGGTTTCGTCGGGGTCTTCTCGACTCGCGGGCCAAGGACTGCCTGCCCAAGGCACCGGTTCAAACGCCGCCGCTGAAACGTGGGCTCAGGCACTCGACTGTCTCAAGCTGCGGGTGAGCCGGGAGGCGTTTGACACCTGGCTAGCCCCAACCAGAGGAGTTGAACTCAACCAGGATTCAATTACGGTTGAGGTGCCCAATTCGTTCTTTGCCGAATGGATCGGCCAGCACTACTCTGCCGAGATAGCGACAGCGCTCCGCGCCGTAGCCCGTAACCGCCTTGCGGTCTCATACCGCGCCAGGGATGTAGCGGATGCGGCCCGGCTCAGAGTGCGGTCATATTCCTCAGCTTCCGGTTCCTCCAGGTCCGGCCACGACCCCCGCAACCCGAAGCCCGAGAACGGTCGCTTGCAAGCGCGCTACACCTTTGCTAACTTCGTAGTCGGCGAGTCCAGCCGGCTCGCATACGCCGCGGCTAGAAACGTGGCTGAAAGGCCGGGCTCCGCATACAACCCCCTATTCCTCTACGGAGGTGCGGGCTTAGGCAAGACACACCTGCTCCAAGCAATTGGCAACCATGCGATTCAGACGCACCGCAACCTTAAAGTCTACTACGCCGCGGCCGAGACACTGTTTCTTGAGCTCATCCACGCAATCCAGAAAGGCACGCGCCTTGAGTTCAAGAGCAAGTATCGGAGTTTAGACCTGCTCCTGCTTGACGACATACACTACCTTGTCGGCAAAGAAAGGCTTCAGGAAGAGATCTTCCACATGTTCAATCACCTGCACGACGCCGGCAGCCAAGTTGCATTTACGAGCGACAGGCCTCCAAGGGATATTCCGACCTTGCAGGAAAGGCTTGCCTCACGGCTCGGTTCCGGGCTTGTAGTGGACATCCAGCCCCCTGACCTTGAGACTAGAATTGCAATCCTCCAGCAGAAGGCTGCTCAACAGGAGCGCGAGCTGCCGCACGAAGTTGCTCACTACGTAGCAGCACGGGTTAGGACCAGCGTCCGTGACCTCGAGGGTTGCCTGACGCGGATTCTTGCGATGGCATCACTCAGCGCCAGTCCGGTAACATTAGCCCTCGCCGAGGCAGCGCTCAGGGACCTCGTTGCCCAACAGCAGCCGATAACTCAAGATGCCATCGTGGAAGCTGTGGCTAGCACCTACGGTGTTAGTGTCGCAGACATCAAGGGGCGCAGCCGTACTAAACAACTCGCATTGGCCCGGCAGGTTACGATGTATCTTCTCCGTGCTAATACTACGCTGTCGCTTAAGGAAATCGGCCGCTGTCTTGGCAACAAAGATCACACTACGGTCATGCATGCTATCGATAAAGTCGAGCAGTTGAGGGCGTTGGATCCAGCCTTTGCCCATCAGCTAGATCAGCTTACCTCTAGAATAGCTCGATGACAGTGGATAACACAGTGGCACAAGTGGCGATTACGTTCTCTGGTGTACTGCTCCATCAAACTATCCACTCTTTATCCCCATCTACTTGGAGCCTCACGTATACAGCATTACCCAGTATCCACACCCTTCAACAGCATCAACAGCAGCACATTGCTAAATTACTGTTTCTGTTCTCAGGCAGAACGCGCCTGATGTTCAGAACCGAGCGCTTCCAGTTTAGAAGCATAGCCCGCACTGTAGGAATCGCACCGCACGGAATAATCGGTGGACGCCCTTGACAGCACACCAAGCTGGGCAAACGGATACAGACTAAGGCGTTGTAAGCGAATACCCTTTATAACAAGTTATACGCGTCATCTTTTTTGCTGCGAACGGAGGTTCCCAAAGATACAAGGGTAAGGGAGAGCGATGGTAGAAAAGGCGTAAGGGCGTGTCCCTACACTAGTGGCGGGACCGCTTAGGAATAATCAACGCAGCTGTTGTGAGAGCGACCGGATACAGGCAAGGAAGCGAAGCTGGAATCGGCCCAGCCCACTTGAGGGACTTCATCGTCGCAGTCGCTATTGGCGACAAGAAAAGGCCGTATCCGCTTGGCGCAGACATCACGAAGCACTTGCATTCGGTACACGTGCGGCTATACTGCCTCCACAGTAAAGGCAGACCCCAGCAGCCGATGGTCCGAAGCAGTATGCACCAAGCAATTCCCGGCCGACACCCGACGGCAGAGCAGCTAACGAACCCCGGACACGGGGATTATCAAAGGAGGATGGTATGAAAATCTTCATAGATTCGGCCGACATAAATGAAATCAAGGAGGTGGCAAGTTGGGGAATCTTGCAGGGATGTACAACTAATCCTTCGCTGATCCAGAAGACGGGGCGCCCACTTAAGGAATGCGTGAAGGATATTCTGAGGGTGGTCGAAGGCCCAGTTTCAGTCGAAGTGGTCTCCCAAGACGCCGCCGGGATGGTTATAGAAGGCGAGGAGTGGGCCAAGCTCGATCCGAGAAAAGTTGCCATCAAGATACCTATGTGCATGGAGGGACTGAAAGCAATCAGGGGTTTGGCTCAGAGAGAAATAATGACGAACTGCACCTTGGTATTCTCCGTCAATCAAGCGCTACTCGCTGCCCGGGCCGGAGCAACATTCATCTCACCCTTTGTCGGCCGGCTGGATGACATCTCCCACGATGGCATATCGCTAGTTGGGGACATTGTGGAGCTTGTTGATTCCTACAGCCTCAACTGTGAGATTATTGCCGCAAGCGTCCGCCACCCGCTCCACGTCGTCGAAGCTGCTCGACAGGGCGCCCACATCGCCACGGTGCCCTACAGTGTGCTGGTCCAGATGATCAAGCACCCGTTGACCGATGCTGGCATCAAGAAGTTCTATGAGGACTATCAGAAGATACCTAAGCAATGAGCAGGGGGTGAACCGATGCCTATAGTTGATTCCAAGACCGGTCAAGTGAGAAAGGAATACTCTCCGGCGTCGCTCGTACAGGCCGCAAACCTCATGCGCGGGTACAGCCTTGTTGCTCTGTGTGCAGCCGGTTCCGGCCACGCCGGAGGCACGTTGTCAATTATGGACATCACTGCGGCGCTATATCTGCACGTCGCTCGCCATGACCCGGAACGGCCGGACTGGGAAGACCGAGACCGAATTATCTGGTCCACCGGCCACAAGGCACCCGCTCTTTACCTGGGACTTGGCATGGCAGGGTACTTCCCGGTAGAAGATGTTGTTCGGCTGAGGAAACTGTACTCGCCGTACCAAGGTCACCCGCACCGGCTAAAGCTGCCCGGGGTCGAGATCTCTTCTGGCTCCTTGGGGCAGGGCCTGTCGGTGGCGGTCGGCATTGCCTACGCCCTGAAGTACTTGGACCACCGTGACTGCCGGGTTTACTGTCTGACCGGCGACGGTGAGCACCAGGAGGGGCAAATCTGGGAAGCGGCAATGGAGGCGGGGAATTTCAGGTTGGATAATTTGTGCTGCATCTTGGACAAAAACCGGCTCCAGATAGACGGCTGGGTCAAGGACGTACAGAATATTGAGCCGATAGCCGAAAAGTACCGGTCTTTCGGCTGGAACACCGTCGAGATTGACGGGCACAACATGCACCAGATACTTGCAGCCTTCGATCGGGCCGCCAAGGTCAAGGATAAGCCGACCGTCATCATTGCGAACACGACCAAGGGTAAAGGCGTGTCCTTCATGGAAAACGTCGCAGGCTGGCACGGCAAGGCGCCCAATCACGAGCAGATGGTTCAGGGTCTGAAGGAGCTCAATTTGGAGTTTCGTCTGGACTACAAGAAACTGCTTGGAGCAGCAGAAACCTATCAGGCCGAGGCGACGAAGATACTGACCGCCAAGGTGCCGAAGTTCTCCCGTGACTACTTCTGGAACCGGCAGGAAGACATGAAGGTCGAGATGAAGGCCACCCGGCTTGGGTTCGGCGCAGCGCTTGAGAAGTGCGGCTCAGACCGCCGGGTTGTTGCAATCGGCGCGGACATTTCGGGCTCGATTGCAATCTCACGCTTCTTTGAGTGTGACGAGAGCAGGTGCGACCGGTGGATTTCGGTTGGTATCGCCGAGCAGTCCGGAACGAATGTTGCCGCCGGTTTGGCTAAGGAAGGCAAACTCCCGGTGTTTGGGACCTACGGCGTTTTTGCAGCGGGCAGAAACTTGGACCAGCTCCGTACCACTGTGTGCTACGGCAACTTCAATGTGTTCATCGCCGGCGCCCACGGCGGGGTATCGGTCGGCCCGGACGGAGCGACCCATCAGGCACTTGAAGACCTTTTTCAGATCTGTGGCCTGCCGAACATGCATGTGTCGGTGCCGTGTGATGCGGTTGAGACCCAGCGGGCTGCCGAATATCTGCTTCTGGAGGTCAAGGGGCCGAAATACCTCCGGTTTGCCCGCGAGGCAACACCGGTGGTTACGAGCCCGGAGACACCGTTTGTCTGGGGTGTGCCAAACGTGTACCGATTCCGGGCTGAGAAACCGCGATTCGCCGATGCGTTCGACGTGACCCTGGCCGACAGGTACAAGGATGAGCACGAGGACCTGACAGTTGTGGCTTGCGGCCCGATGGTGCCTGAGGCAATGCGCGCTGCCTGGATTCTAAAGCAGGAGTACGGACTCGAGACTAGGGTTTTGAACGTTCACACCCTGAAGCCGTTGGACCCGGCTCCGCTTGTGCGGGCTGCGCTTGAGACCGGCGTTGTTGTTACTGCGGAGGAGCACCAAGTGGGTGGTCTGGCGAACCTGGTGGCTCGGGCGTTACTCACTGCACCCGAGCTATACGGTAAGCCGCTCGCGTTCGGGTGTGTCGGGGTCCATGACCGGTTTGGCGAGTCAGGTCAACCGTGGGAGCTGATGTGGGAATTCGAGGTCTCGGCGGAACATATCGCGGCCAAGGCACGGGAGCTGTGCGAACTTGCTGGGACAGCTAAACCGGCGAGAAAACCGGTTACAAAGAAACCAGCCGCAGGCAGGGCTCCGACCAGGGGGAAGGTGAAGAAAGGGTCGTCCGGAGGAGCAAAATGAAACGCCTCGCCGAACGGATGAATCGCCTCGGGACCGAGACCGCATTCGACTGCCTGTGCCGGGCCAAAGCACTTGAGTGCAGGATGGACGTTGTCCACCTAGAAATCGGCGAGCCTGACTTCGGCACACCACGCCATATTGTTGAGTCCGCAAAACGTGCATTGGACGAGGGCTGGACCCATTATGGTCCGTCCGCGGGCCTGCCGGAACTGCGCGAGGCGATTGCCCGCTATGCCGGCAAACTGCGCGGGGTCAAGTTTGACCCTGACCAAGTGGTGGTTACACCGGGGGCCAAGCCGGTGATGGCATTCGCCATCATGGCCCTAGTTGAGGAATCGGACGAAGTCATTTATCCCAACCCGGGATTTCCGATATACGAGTCAATGATTCAGTACATGGGTGGCCGCGCTGTGCCGATAAGGCTGCGTGAAGAGCGAGACTTCCGACTCGACGCCGAGGAACTCGCTGCACTTGTGAATCACCGCACCAAGCTCATTATTCTGAATTCTCCACAGAACCCAACCGGTGGAGTGCTTACGGCCGAGGACCTGCGTCTTATCGCTGACACTGCGCTAGAACACGACTGCTGGGTGCTATCCGATGAAATCTACTCCGAGATACTCTACGAGGGCGAGTTTGCGAGCATCAGCCGTTTTCCGGAAATCCATCGCCACCTCATCATTCTCGACGGCTTCTCCAAGACATTTGCGATGACCGGCTGGCGGGTCGGCTACGGCATCATGCCGCGCGAAATGGCCGAGAAGCTGGCCCGGATTCAGACCAATACCAACTCCTGCACCGCCAGCTTCTCCCAAAGGGCCTGTATAGACGCTCTGACCGGTCCCCGGGACGAGGTTGATGCGATGATTTCGGAGTTCAGGCGCCGGCGGGACGTTATCGTTGACGGCCTGAACCGCCTGCCGGGATTTCGGTGCAAGAAGCCGCTGGGGGCATTCTACGCGTTCCCGAACATTGAGGGCACAGGAGTAGATTGCGAGGTCCTTGCCAGCCGCTTGCTTGAGGAAAAGGGCGTTGCGTGCCTGGCCGGCACCTGCTTCGGCAAGTTCGGAGATGGATTCCTGCGGTTTTCGTACGCAAACTCGATTGAGAATATCCAAAAGGCGCTCGTAAGGATCGAAGAACTCCTTACGGGCAGGTGAAATAGCGACCGCGACCTGAACTCCGAGCCAGGCCGGGTTCGGTGCCGTGCGTCAGGACCTAGGTTGGAATGACGTCTGCGGCGTCTCCTGTAGTTCCTTAAGGACTCGGCCGAGAGCGGCGATGAACCGCCGGTTCTGTTCCATCGTGCCGACCGTCACCCGCAGCGCATTGGGGAATCCGTACTCTTTGACCATGCGGGTAATCACGCCGAGCCGTAGGAGTTTCTCGTAGACTACCTGTGAGTCGAGCGCGAAGTTCATGAAAACAAAGTTGGTGTAGCTGGGAATATGAAAGACGTTGAGCCGGGTAAGTTCCCGGTAGAGATACTTCTTGCCCTCCTCGTTGTAACGGCGGCTGCGGTTGACGTGCCGTTCGTCGTCAAGTGCGGCCAGCGCCGCGGCCTGGGCGGCCCGGTTCACGTTGAACGGTAACCGGACTTTGGCCAAGTTACCGACGATTTCCGGGTTGGCAATGCCGTATCCGATCCTGAGTCCAGCCAGACCGTGTGCTTTTGAAAAAGTGCGCAGGGCGAGTACGTTCCGGCCCTGTTTGACGTAGTCAACCGCGTTCGGGTATTTGCGCGTTGCAATGTAGTCCGCGTAGGCATTGTCCACAATCGTCAGCACCGTATTCGGCAGCTTCTCGATGAACCGGCCCAGTTTGTCCTTGGTGACTATCGTACCTAGCGGATTCATCGGGTTGTCCAGATATAGGATTTTCGTCTTCTCGGTAATGTTTTCGAGGATGCGGTCAAGGTCGTGGACATAGTCTTTGGTGGGTACCTCGACCAGCCGGGCGTTCATTATTCTGGCACTGATTTTCGCCATGATGAACGACCCAGCTGACATGACGACTTCGTCACCCGGCTCAAGGTACGCCAGACAGGCAGCGCTAATCAGTTCGACTGAGCCGTTGCCGACCATAACCGAATCAATTGGCACCTTATGCAGCTTTGCCAGTCGTTCACGCAGAAGGTAACAGGTATCTTCGGGATAGTAGTACTGTTCGTGCAGGGTTCGGCGCAGGGCGGCAAGCGCCTTGGGTGACGGACCAAGCGAGTTCTCGTTTGAGGCAAGCTTATCAATCGGCCCGCGTAGCCCCAGCTCGCGTGCAACCTGCTCAACCGGCTTGCCCGGTTTGTACGGCTGAATTGATTCGATGTTCGGTCTAGGTCTGGGAAACATTACTATCCTCCGGGTAATATGGCTTTCATGCGGTACCTGACGGCCGTCGCATGAACGCAAACAGTAGCCCTCCCACTAGTGCAAATACTAGGTCCAGCGCCAGAAAGACTACCGCAATCGCGAAAGCGCGAGAGTCGGTCAATGCGCCAGATACCCAGCTCTGGGTGAATAGCGCGACAAAAGATGCTTCTCTGACACCCAGGCCACCAATGGAGGGCACGTTCACAACGATGTTCAGGAGCGGTATGAAGATCAAATAGTAAACTAGGGGCACAGCGGCGCCGACCGCCTGGGCCGAGTGGTACCAGGAAAAAGAAAGGCAGGTCTGCACACCGATTCCCAGAGTGAAGCTGACGCCAAGCGGCCCATAGTGATTCCGAAACTGCTTCACGGCGCTGTAGGCGCGGTCCAGAAGCGTACCAACGCCGGCAAACCGGACTCGACCGAGCGAGAGTGATACCAGCCGGTGTGCACGGTCATTGAAGAGCATTAAGGTCATGGCAACAAGCAGCACGAGGATTAGCAGCAAGAGGGCAAACATCAGATCCCCGCGCAGACTCGCGGTAACTGCTCCGAGGTGATTCTTGCGCAGCGCGAGGTTTTGGCCCCAGAGCCCCTGTGTTGCGAACAGGACAAGAGCGCTTGCTACCGCGAGGAAGGAGAGGCTTACAAATCCGATGAGCCGGTCAAGAAACGTCGCCGAGAAAGCGTCGACCCCCCGACCCTTTGGTGCGGTATAGGCGATGCGCATCACGTCACCACCAATAGACGTCGGTAGCAGCTTGCAGAAGAAAAGCCCGAGCACGAAGACGCGTGTCAGATACCAGGTCGAGAAACGCAGCCCGCGTGCAGTAAGCAGCACCTGCCAGCGCCATGCTGATACAAGGACGAAAAGTCCGTACCACAGCGTTGCGAGCAACAACGGCACCGGCTGCAAGTGCCGGATGTAGCCTACTGCCTGGGGCAGCCGGTCGCGAAAGAGAAATACAAGTGCGGCCAGAAGACCGACCGATACTGCAACACGGATTAGCGACTTCAGACCTTTCTTGGCTGGAGACGGTTTCAGGACGCTGGTCTCGGTGTGCGGTCCGGCAGGCTCGGAGGATGCCGGTGCGGCCCTGGTTACCTTGTGCATTGTGCATCGTTAGAGGCCTTGTCCCAGGAACTTGTATCCGTCCCCGGTCCGGTTCCGGTCGCAGGCTTCGGGTGTGACCCGGAATCCTGAGGTCGGGGACCGTGAATTCGCGTCCGGTCATTCGCAGTTCGCCGCGCCTGCTCGATTCGCTCGAGCCGATCGCTGATAGTGGCGAGCGACTCACCCAGAAACCCGGCGGCGAACAAGACAAGCCCAGTCAGTACCAGAAGCAACACGAGGTAGAGCAGGGGCCTGAATCCGTGTCCACATAGCCGGAGTATGACAGCGACGATGCCAACTACCAGGCCTGAGAACAAAGCACCGGTGCCGAGCACGCCGAAGTAGAGCATCGGCTTGCGCATGAACGTTAGTTGAAAACCGACTGCGACTAGGTCGAACAGCCCGATAAGAATTCGGCCTGCGCCCGAATACTTTGGCACGCCGAAGTGACGCGGCCGGAGCAACACCGGGATTTCAGCCACGGCAAACCCGCGGGATGCAGCTAGGGGTACGATATAGCGGTGCCAGTCCCGCCGCAGGTGGATTTCCTCCAGCACCTCGCGCCGGAAAGTCTTGAGTGCATTAATATCCCTGACCTTGAGTCCGAATACCAGCCGTGCAAGCCAGTTATAGACCGAGGATACGAAGCGCTTCTCGTACCGCCCCCGTTTCTGGCCGGTCACGATGTCGAAACCTTCTCTGACCTTTGCCACCTGCCGGACAACGTCTTCAGGGTCAAACTGCAGGTCGGCGTCCATTATTGAGATTATTTCTCCTCGGCAGGCAGCAAACCCGGTGAGTATTGCCGCGGTCTTGCCCAGGTTGCGCGGATGCCGGAGCACAGTAAGGAACGGATAACGTTCAACAGCGGCAATTGCCGCCTCGTAGGTACCGTCAGTTGAGCCGTCGTCAACAAGGACAACCTCGTAATCCGGGCCGCACTTTGCCGCAACTTCGGCAAGCAGCGGTTCGATCGAAGCGACTTCGTTGTATGCCGGGACAATGATTGAAACGGCCGGGCCTGGTCGTGCGTCACCTGGCGGCTGTGACTCGGAATCTGGTTCCTGTACCGCAGGCGCCGACTCAGGCCGCGCCGCTCTATAGGGGCTGTCGCCAAACCCCATACGTCTCAGGAATATACCAGAATTCCGACACTTGTCAACCCCAGGGCGACTATGTTCACAGGGCTGGTCGACGACAAAACAAGAAGACCGGTAACATAACATATTGAAATACTGCGACATAAAAGGACATTCGCGCTGGCCGTGAATCTGGCCACACCTGTTCCGATTCGGCTCGTGTCGGAACTAAGGTCTGTGTATTCAAGGTGTTAGCCTGCGGTTGTCCATTCGGTTGCCGTGCCGGCCTTGGCTTTGTGGTCTTGACATCCAGCTTTCGTCGGAGTAGGGTTTGGGCGCAATGTTTCGGTTTGCCATATTGCTTCTTGTGGCTGGCCTGGTGCGTGCTGGACCGGTCTTGTCGCTGGCCCGGTTTGGAGGTGAGGATGTGTCAGGTTCGGGCCAGGCTGGCGAGGCCGGACTTGAGCTAAGCCGGCCGCTTGCGGTCCAGATAACAAGTTCTGGCCGGCCAGTTCCTGGTGTGTCGGTACGATTTGAAGTTCTTTCCGAGCCGGCTGAGAATCGTTCGCCGGCACAACGCGCGGCCTTGGGCGATACTCTGGTCCGGACCGACGAACATGGTGTTGCCCGGGTCCGGCTGCGGCTCGGCGCAAACCCGGGCGAGTACCGCGTTCTTGCACGGACAGAAAACCAGGAGCTTGTGCTCGCCGCAACTGCGCTGCGCCGCGGCTGGTATTTCGTCTCGATTATTGAACTTGCGGGCGGGCTTGCCCTCTTTCTGTTCGGGCTTTATTACGGGTCCAAGGGTCTGCGCCGTCTTGCCGGTGACCGGCTGCGCCAGGCCGTTTTTTCGCTTACCGCCAATCGCTGGCTTGGTGCGCTGGTCGGCGTGGTCATCACCGCGGTGTTTCAGTCCTCCAGCGCGACGACCGTGCTTCTCATCGGACTTGCCTCAGCCGGCATTCTCGGGCTCGGTCAGTCGCTTGCGGTCGTGCTCGGCGCCGACATCGGTACGACCATTACGGTTCAGATTCTTGCGTTCCGGTTCTTCGATTATGCGCTCGTCGTCGCCGTCATCGGATTTATTCTGATGAACTCGCATCGCCGGCTGAAGAACCTTGGCCAGGCGATATTTGGCTTTGGACTCGTTTTCTTCTCGCTCAAGATCGTCTTTGCCGCGGTCGAGCCAGTGCGCGCAGTGCCGGAAATCGCACTCAGCATCGTCCGGCTTGGCCATGTCCCCTGGCTTGGGCTTCTGGTCGCAGTTGTTCTTACGGCACTCGTGCGCTCCTCGGCCGCAACGATTGGCATCGTCGTCGGGCTTGCCTTCACCGGCCTTGTTGACATCGCGACCGCGATTCCGTTCATCCTCGGCGCAAACATTGGGTCAAGCTTTGCGGCGCTCATTGCGGCGTGGCGCGGCCCGGTCGAAGCGCGGCGGATTGCGGTCGGCCATCTCTTGTTCAAGGTAATCATTGTTGCCATCTGTCTGCCGTTTCTACCATGGCTTACTCGGCTGGTCCTACTGACTGCCCGCGACACGGCCCGTCAGGTTGCCAACGCCCACACGCTGATAAACCTTTTCGCACTGATTGTATTCCTGCCCCTGCTCGGCCCCTACCAGCGGCTGCTCCAGTTGCTCGTGCCGGAGTCGGGCCGGAGAAAGTTCGGGCCGCGCTACCTAGACCCGGGCGCGCTTGAAGCACCCGAACTTGCGATTGCCCAGGCTACCCGTGAGGTCCTGCGCATGGCTGACCGTGTGGTGCTGATGTACAACCGCTCAATCGAAGTATTTCTCAATCGTGACAAGGAAGGCCGGCGGGAGCTCGTGGCGCTTGACGACCAGGTTGACCGGCTGGAAGAGGGACTCATCGGATTTCTCGCCCGGATCTCACAGGAAGAGCTCTCCGACCGGCTCTCGCACAAAACCGTTGCGCTGTTCCATATCACCGATGAACTTGAACACATCGCCGACATTGTGTCAAAGAGCCTGATGGCCCATGCGGCCAAGCGTATTGAGCATGGTCTTGCCTTTTCCGAAGAAGGCCTGGACGAAATCCGGTCATTCCACGCTGAGGT
This window harbors:
- the dnaA gene encoding chromosomal replication initiator protein DnaA encodes the protein MSKDLVSSGSSRLAGQGLPAQGTGSNAAAETWAQALDCLKLRVSREAFDTWLAPTRGVELNQDSITVEVPNSFFAEWIGQHYSAEIATALRAVARNRLAVSYRARDVADAARLRVRSYSSASGSSRSGHDPRNPKPENGRLQARYTFANFVVGESSRLAYAAARNVAERPGSAYNPLFLYGGAGLGKTHLLQAIGNHAIQTHRNLKVYYAAAETLFLELIHAIQKGTRLEFKSKYRSLDLLLLDDIHYLVGKERLQEEIFHMFNHLHDAGSQVAFTSDRPPRDIPTLQERLASRLGSGLVVDIQPPDLETRIAILQQKAAQQERELPHEVAHYVAARVRTSVRDLEGCLTRILAMASLSASPVTLALAEAALRDLVAQQQPITQDAIVEAVASTYGVSVADIKGRSRTKQLALARQVTMYLLRANTTLSLKEIGRCLGNKDHTTVMHAIDKVEQLRALDPAFAHQLDQLTSRIAR
- the fsa gene encoding fructose-6-phosphate aldolase encodes the protein MKIFIDSADINEIKEVASWGILQGCTTNPSLIQKTGRPLKECVKDILRVVEGPVSVEVVSQDAAGMVIEGEEWAKLDPRKVAIKIPMCMEGLKAIRGLAQREIMTNCTLVFSVNQALLAARAGATFISPFVGRLDDISHDGISLVGDIVELVDSYSLNCEIIAASVRHPLHVVEAARQGAHIATVPYSVLVQMIKHPLTDAGIKKFYEDYQKIPKQ
- a CDS encoding transketolase — translated: MPIVDSKTGQVRKEYSPASLVQAANLMRGYSLVALCAAGSGHAGGTLSIMDITAALYLHVARHDPERPDWEDRDRIIWSTGHKAPALYLGLGMAGYFPVEDVVRLRKLYSPYQGHPHRLKLPGVEISSGSLGQGLSVAVGIAYALKYLDHRDCRVYCLTGDGEHQEGQIWEAAMEAGNFRLDNLCCILDKNRLQIDGWVKDVQNIEPIAEKYRSFGWNTVEIDGHNMHQILAAFDRAAKVKDKPTVIIANTTKGKGVSFMENVAGWHGKAPNHEQMVQGLKELNLEFRLDYKKLLGAAETYQAEATKILTAKVPKFSRDYFWNRQEDMKVEMKATRLGFGAALEKCGSDRRVVAIGADISGSIAISRFFECDESRCDRWISVGIAEQSGTNVAAGLAKEGKLPVFGTYGVFAAGRNLDQLRTTVCYGNFNVFIAGAHGGVSVGPDGATHQALEDLFQICGLPNMHVSVPCDAVETQRAAEYLLLEVKGPKYLRFAREATPVVTSPETPFVWGVPNVYRFRAEKPRFADAFDVTLADRYKDEHEDLTVVACGPMVPEAMRAAWILKQEYGLETRVLNVHTLKPLDPAPLVRAALETGVVVTAEEHQVGGLANLVARALLTAPELYGKPLAFGCVGVHDRFGESGQPWELMWEFEVSAEHIAAKARELCELAGTAKPARKPVTKKPAAGRAPTRGKVKKGSSGGAK
- a CDS encoding pyridoxal phosphate-dependent aminotransferase, translated to MKRLAERMNRLGTETAFDCLCRAKALECRMDVVHLEIGEPDFGTPRHIVESAKRALDEGWTHYGPSAGLPELREAIARYAGKLRGVKFDPDQVVVTPGAKPVMAFAIMALVEESDEVIYPNPGFPIYESMIQYMGGRAVPIRLREERDFRLDAEELAALVNHRTKLIILNSPQNPTGGVLTAEDLRLIADTALEHDCWVLSDEIYSEILYEGEFASISRFPEIHRHLIILDGFSKTFAMTGWRVGYGIMPREMAEKLARIQTNTNSCTASFSQRACIDALTGPRDEVDAMISEFRRRRDVIVDGLNRLPGFRCKKPLGAFYAFPNIEGTGVDCEVLASRLLEEKGVACLAGTCFGKFGDGFLRFSYANSIENIQKALVRIEELLTGR
- the hisC gene encoding histidinol-phosphate transaminase, encoding MFPRPRPNIESIQPYKPGKPVEQVARELGLRGPIDKLASNENSLGPSPKALAALRRTLHEQYYYPEDTCYLLRERLAKLHKVPIDSVMVGNGSVELISAACLAYLEPGDEVVMSAGSFIMAKISARIMNARLVEVPTKDYVHDLDRILENITEKTKILYLDNPMNPLGTIVTKDKLGRFIEKLPNTVLTIVDNAYADYIATRKYPNAVDYVKQGRNVLALRTFSKAHGLAGLRIGYGIANPEIVGNLAKVRLPFNVNRAAQAAALAALDDERHVNRSRRYNEEGKKYLYRELTRLNVFHIPSYTNFVFMNFALDSQVVYEKLLRLGVITRMVKEYGFPNALRVTVGTMEQNRRFIAALGRVLKELQETPQTSFQPRS
- a CDS encoding lysylphosphatidylglycerol synthase transmembrane domain-containing protein; the protein is MHKVTRAAPASSEPAGPHTETSVLKPSPAKKGLKSLIRVAVSVGLLAALVFLFRDRLPQAVGYIRHLQPVPLLLATLWYGLFVLVSAWRWQVLLTARGLRFSTWYLTRVFVLGLFFCKLLPTSIGGDVMRIAYTAPKGRGVDAFSATFLDRLIGFVSLSFLAVASALVLFATQGLWGQNLALRKNHLGAVTASLRGDLMFALLLLILVLLVAMTLMLFNDRAHRLVSLSLGRVRFAGVGTLLDRAYSAVKQFRNHYGPLGVSFTLGIGVQTCLSFSWYHSAQAVGAAVPLVYYLIFIPLLNIVVNVPSIGGLGVREASFVALFTQSWVSGALTDSRAFAIAVVFLALDLVFALVGGLLFAFMRRPSGTA
- a CDS encoding glycosyltransferase family 2 protein, which codes for MGFGDSPYRAARPESAPAVQEPDSESQPPGDARPGPAVSIIVPAYNEVASIEPLLAEVAAKCGPDYEVVLVDDGSTDGTYEAAIAAVERYPFLTVLRHPRNLGKTAAILTGFAACRGEIISIMDADLQFDPEDVVRQVAKVREGFDIVTGQKRGRYEKRFVSSVYNWLARLVFGLKVRDINALKTFRREVLEEIHLRRDWHRYIVPLAASRGFAVAEIPVLLRPRHFGVPKYSGAGRILIGLFDLVAVGFQLTFMRKPMLYFGVLGTGALFSGLVVGIVAVILRLCGHGFRPLLYLVLLLVLTGLVLFAAGFLGESLATISDRLERIEQARRTANDRTRIHGPRPQDSGSHPKPATGTGPGTDTSSWDKASNDAQCTR
- a CDS encoding Na/Pi symporter; amino-acid sequence: MFRFAILLLVAGLVRAGPVLSLARFGGEDVSGSGQAGEAGLELSRPLAVQITSSGRPVPGVSVRFEVLSEPAENRSPAQRAALGDTLVRTDEHGVARVRLRLGANPGEYRVLARTENQELVLAATALRRGWYFVSIIELAGGLALFLFGLYYGSKGLRRLAGDRLRQAVFSLTANRWLGALVGVVITAVFQSSSATTVLLIGLASAGILGLGQSLAVVLGADIGTTITVQILAFRFFDYALVVAVIGFILMNSHRRLKNLGQAIFGFGLVFFSLKIVFAAVEPVRAVPEIALSIVRLGHVPWLGLLVAVVLTALVRSSAATIGIVVGLAFTGLVDIATAIPFILGANIGSSFAALIAAWRGPVEARRIAVGHLLFKVIIVAICLPFLPWLTRLVLLTARDTARQVANAHTLINLFALIVFLPLLGPYQRLLQLLVPESGRRKFGPRYLDPGALEAPELAIAQATREVLRMADRVVLMYNRSIEVFLNRDKEGRRELVALDDQVDRLEEGLIGFLARISQEELSDRLSHKTVALFHITDELEHIADIVSKSLMAHAAKRIEHGLAFSEEGLDEIRSFHAEVGENVRAAVACVATWDAGIARRLVAAKDRGVERKRDLHNRHLERVRRGQKESLDTSTVHLDFISDLERINYHCSQVGAAVLGFVGRTRLGVLGQTGS